A window of the Apostichopus japonicus isolate 1M-3 chromosome 8, ASM3797524v1, whole genome shotgun sequence genome harbors these coding sequences:
- the LOC139970973 gene encoding uncharacterized protein isoform X2, producing the protein MEYLQAKVLDGMKEELLEEFEPMLVLDQLVQNNIVDTEGQNQIKARQSRKERVMTTMSTLQSKHYDDRWLLKFAEVLEACYGTLGEKLKKETECAMKEVEDIQELYSVSEESFLCLSHLLHIATAIQESDARTLLEYFQVPNTSSNDLGKTLVKGLLDHKIPMLRLQEACRKYNLKYLQDINAKHDMILSFPELKGNFLVRLPPSRSHKNDSLLESGTLWESTLFPKETSIELYVFFRGEYDIHFVKLCDEAKSFCLRITSKRTLDKLLEDNKADVFGANVAKLVYKLINGSKSTPSIRLDFSKPELEQVRKQLSTSVGETSPSGETSPLSSCSRLASFEAGYNEEQSMFDYLDMMDRLIQAISRSDIDLLCEYFKIDTNSVEKIRGSNNPKREFIHVCRQNKFWTRKDTSRLVDAVRSNKLTNLEKIIAEKHNDMSLCPEVTVKITPTKPYHATFTKFKQFMLGKIWVSKSEVEEELGINLLFKVSTAESLDKLKTDIDSGRFLEEILTIYKDETGDNALMISQEERNSIKLTYDEKQFEELLRHGANEEKSRHHTFDYLDMMDRLIEAMDVSDIDLLCEYFNMDPKSLERIQESINPKREFLHVCRRKKIWTNGDTFHLLEAVRSIQLTRLQSIIEDFNDMSLCPEVTLTMKSNVPSGAVAEFEEFLLSSKKLLDTEFRREFKVHLVDCEKGSFIFRLKVPSKDSLDQLMGDIHSGRLMEKLMIMYNEWTKNEAITILGDVKLSINLSYNTKEVRDATNVLKQHNFTTKDQWKRALMRVQTRMEEQLDPFSLMKVLTNNGTLTSTEVDALKATAKRKQRVRLFISFLETKEETAFNSFLCALDRCGYYEELANALKSEVKESQSGYCSSGDMEDIAERCQMFGKKDEVIQQCSTEEVDFDIFLDSCGNWKIVRAPTTLILEEEQMVASASTPKLIKTTKEVEMLAEEGVNYPVKTRNVGNERKDVNDPCDDFLHKELQQKEAMGKRILIKMTVLIILLMEVISRKDSL; encoded by the exons ATGGAGTACCTTCAAGCAAAAGTTTTAGACGGAATGAAGGAAGAGTTACTGGAAGAATTTGAGCCAATGCTTGTGTTAGATCAACTGGTTCAGAATAATATCGTCGATACGGAAGGCCAGAATCAGATAAAAGCAAGACAGTCTCGGAAAGAGAGAGTAATGACTACTATGTCTACTCTACAATCTAAACATTATGATGATAGGTGGCTTTTGAAATTTGCTGAAGTACTGGAAGCCTGTTATGGAACACTTGGAGAAAAGCTAAAAAAAGAAACGGAATGTGCAATGAAAGAAGTTGAAGATATACAAG AATTATACAGTGTCTCGGAAGAATCGTTTCTTTGTCTCTCCCACTTACTACATATTGCTACAGCAATACAAGAGTCCGACGCAAGGACGTTACTTGAATACTTTCAAGTACCAAATACCAGCAGCAATGATCTTGGAAAAACATTGGTTAAAGGTCTTTTGGATCATAAAATACCAATGCTTCGCTTACAGGAGGCATGCaggaaatataatttaaaatatcttCAAGATATCAACGCCAAGCATGACATGATACTGTCCTTCCCAG AATTAAAAGGAAATTTCTTGGTGAGGCTTCCTCCATCAAGGTCACATAAAAATGATTCGTTGCTGGAGAGCGGCACATTGTGGGAGAGTACGCTATTTCCAAAGGAAACAAGTATAGAGCTATACGTTTTCTTTCGTGGGGAGTATGATATACACTTCGTAAAACTCTGCGATGAAGCAAAGTCCTTCTGTCTAAGAATTACTTCCAAGCGAACGCTTGACAAGTTACTAGAAGACAATAAAGCTGATGTGTTTGGAGCAAATGTGGCAAAACTGGTATACAAGCTGATCAACGGTTCCAAATCCACACCTAGCATTCGACTCGACTTTAGCAAGCCAGAACTTGAACAAGTCAGAAAACAGCTGTCAACTTCAGTAG GTGAGACATCGCCATCAGGTGAGACATCGCCATTATCATCGTGCTCACGTCTTGCCAGTTTTGAAGCAG GCTACAATGAAGAGCAATCTATGTTTGATTATCTTGACATGATGGATAGGCTGATCCAGGCCATTAGTAGATCAGATATTGATCTATTGTGTGAGTACTTCAAAATTGATACCAACTCTGTGGAAAAAATTCGTGGAAGTAACAATCCCAAACGGGAGTTCATACACGTGTGTCGACAAAATAAATTTTGGACAAGGAAGGACACGTCAAGACTGGTGGATGCTGTAAGGTCCAATAAACTTACAAACCTGGAGAAAATCATAGCTGAAAAACACAATGATATGTCTCTGTGTCCAG AAGTAACAGTGAAAATAACTCCAACGAAACCATATCACGCAACCTTTACCAAATTCAAACAATTCATGTTGGGGAAAATATGGGTTTCAAAATCTGAAGTAGAGGAAGAGTTGGGTATAAATTTGCTATTCAAAGTGTCTACAGCAGAATCGCTGGATAAACTCAAGACAGATATTGACAGTGGAAGATTTTTGGAAGaaatattgacaatttataaAGACGAAACGGGCGATAATGCCTTGATGATTTCACAAGAAGAACGAAACTCCATTAAGCTTACATACGACGAAAAACAGTTTGAGGAACTCTTACGACATG GTGCCAACGAAGAGAAATCGAGACATCATACATTCGACTATCTCGACATGATGGATAGACTAATCGAAGCCATGGATGTCTCAGATATTGACCTACTGTGTGAATACTTCAATATGGATCCTAAATCCTTGGAAAGAATTCAAGAAAGTATCAATCCTAAACGGGAGTTTCTACATGTGTGCCGACGTAAGAAGATTTGGACAAATGGGGATACATTTCACCTCCTGGAGGCTGTTAGATCTATTCAGTTAACACGGCTGCAAAGCATCATCGAAGATTTCAATGATATGTCTCTTTGTCCAG AGGTAACATTGACGATGAAGTCAAACGTACCAAGTGGTGCCGTTGCAGAATTTGAGGAGTTCCTTTTATCAAGTAAAAAGCTGTTAGATACCGAGTTTCGAAGAGAATTTAAAGTACATCTTGTGGATTGCGAAAAAGGCAGCTTTATATTTCGATTGAAAGTACCATCAAAAGATTCTCTGGATCAACTAATGGGAGATATTCACAGTGGAAGACTCATGGAAAAACTCATGATAATGTATAACGAGTGGACAAAAAATGAAGCAATAACGATCCTCGGAGATGTTAAGTTGTCAATAAATCTTTCCTACAACACCAAGGAGGTGAGGGATGCTACCAATGTATTAAAACAGCACA ATTTCACCACAAAAGATCAGTGGAAACGAGCTCTGATGAGAGTACAAACACGCATGGAAGAACAGCTTGATCCATTCAGTCTCATGAAGGTTCTCACCAACAATGGTACATTAACTAGTACTGAAGTAGATGCACTGAAAGCCACTGCAAAACGAAAGCAACGTGTTCGTTTATTCATCTCATTTCTGGAAACCAAAGAGGAGACCGCATTTAATTCGTTCCTTTGTGCACTGGACAGGTGTGGTTACTACGAAGAACTTGCAAATGCGTTGAAATCGGAAGTAAAAGAGAGTCAATCAG GATATTGTTCAAGTGGCGATATGGAGGATATTGCTGAAAGGTGTCAAATGTTTGGTAAAAAAGATGAAGTTATTCAACAATGTTCAACAGAAGAGGTggattttgatattttcttagATAGTTGTGG GAACTGGAAGATTGTACGAGCTCCTACCACACTGATTCTTGAAGAAGAGCAAATGGTTGCATCTGCATCAACACCTAAGCTCATCAAGACTACAAAGGAAGTCGAAATGTTAG CGGAAGAAGGTGTCAATTATCCCGTGAAAACAAGGAATGtaggaaatgaaagaaaagatgtGAACGATCCTTGTGACGATTTTCTTCATAAG GAGTTGCAACAGAAGGAGGCTATGGGCAAGAGGATTCTGATCAAGATGACTGTATTAATTATTCTGTTGATGGAAGTGATATCAAGAAAAGACTCTCTCTGA